The Streptomyces nigra genome includes the window TGACGTTGCTGCTGGTGTTGACGACGGATCCGCCGTCCGCGAGCAGCGGGAGCAGCGCCTGGGTCAGGAAGTAGGGGCCCTTCAGCAGAACCCGCATCAGCCGGTCGAAGTCGTCCTCGGTGGTGTCCTCGAACATCGCGGTGTGGGCGATGCCGGCGTTGTTCACCAGGTGGTCGAAGGTGTCCCGCTGCCAGGTGTCCCGCAGGGCGGCGACGACCGCGTCGCGGAACGCCGGGAAGGTGCTGCTGTCACCGACGTCCAGCGGCAGGGCGACGGCGGTGCCGCCCTCCTTCTCGATGGCGGCGACGGTCTCCAGGCCACCCTCCTTGTTCCTGCCGTAGGTCAGGACGACCCCGACGCCACGGCGGGCGATCTCGACGGCGGCGCTCTGCCCGATGCCGGAACTGGCCCCGGTGACGATGGCGACCTGCATGACGTCTCTCCAATGGTCCGATTGTGTCGTCCCGGCTGTCACCGGAACAACTTCGATGCCTCCATTCAAAGCCTCTGGCCTGGGGAAACGTTAGACCGATCCTCTCGCGGACCTGCACGATCCTCCCGCGTACGGGAACTGGGGCCCGGCCCGGTGCTGCAATGGGCGTATGGACCTTCTGGAAGAGCTGAGAACGCTGCTGGCCCGGCATGTGCGGCCCGACTGGACCACCGCGATCGAGGGCGTCCACATCGCGCGCGTGGACCGGTCCGAGCCCCCGGTCCCCGAGATGACGGGGACCGTTCTCGCGGTCATCGCCCAGGGGGCCAAACGGCTCGCCCTGGGGGACCGCCTCTTCGAGTACGGCCCCGGCGAGTACCTGGTCGCCTCCGTGGACCTGCCGGTCACCGGCCAGTTCGTCCGGGTCGACCCCGACCATCCGGCGCTGGGCTTCGGCATGGTGCTGGAGCCCTCGGCGGTCGCGGAGCTGCTGCTCCAGGCCGGCCCGGGGACGGGCGCCCGGACCGGCGGGGGCACACCGTCGGGGATCGCCGTCAGCACCGCCTCCGACGCGCTGCTGGACGCGGTCGTACGGCTGCTGCGGCTGTTGGACGAGCCGCGTGACCGCCCCGTCCTCGCCCCGCTGATCAAGCGGGAGATCCTGTGGCGGGTGATCACCGGCGAGCAGGGCGCGACGGTCCGTCAACTCGGCCTCGCCGACAGCGGGCTGAGCCATGTCTCACGGGCGGTGCGCTGGATCCGCGAGCACTACGCGGAGCCGTTCCAGGTCGAGGACGTGGCCCGGATGTCCGGGATGAGCACGTCGGCCTTCTACCGCAACTTCCAGGCGGTGACGGCGATGAGCCCCATCCAGTTCCAGAAGCGGATCCGTCTGCAGGAGGCCCGGCTGCTGCTCGCCACCCGGCCCGGCGATGTCACCGGGGTCGGCCGCACCGTCGGCTACGACAACCCCTCGCAGTTCAGCCGGGAGTACCGCCGTCAGTTCGGGACACCGCCCAGCCGGGACGCCGCCCGCCTGCGGCACGCGGTGAACGGCGGGCCGGGCGCCCCGTCCTGAGCGACGACCCGTCAGTTCGCGGCGGGCGGCTCGAAGTTGATGCGCTCCTTGACGACGGGGAAGCCCGCCTTGGCGAAGTGCGCGGCCATGGGGGCGTTGCCCCGGTCGGTCGAGGCGGTCACGCGCGCGGCGCCGTGCTCGACGAGATGATGGGTGCACTCGGCGAGCAGGTCGTAGGCGTAGCCGTGGCCGCGCTGTTCGGGGACGACGCCGATGAACCCGATGGTCGGCCCGGACGGGTTGTGCGCCGGTATGTGGATGCCGGCGAGTTCGCCGTCGGGGGTGTGGGCGACCTGCCACCACTCGCGCGGCGAGGGGCACCAGTGGAAGAAGTCCAGCTCCTCCTGAGCGGCCTTGTCGAGGCCGCCCTCCTCGACGGCCCGCAGCGCGTGCGCGTCGTAGGTGGCGGAGTGGATACGGCGCAGGGCGTCGAAGAAGACGGCGTCGTCCGGTTCGGGTGCGAACCGCAGACGTCCGGGGCGCTCGGGCAGTCCGAGGTCGGGCGTCCAGCGGTACTGGAAGCGCTCCACGAGAAGGGTGTAGCCGGCGGCGCGAGCGGCGGCGAAGCGGGCCTCGGCGGCGGCCTTGAGGTCAGGGTCCTCGCGCCAGTCGCCGGGCAGGTTGATCTCCAACTCGACCTGCCAGGGCGCCGAGCGCAGCAGCGCGGCGCCGGCCTCCTCCTCGCCCTCGGCGACGTCGAACCAGTTGATGTTCACCGGCTGCGCGTCGTCCGGGCCGCCCCACCAGGCGCCGCGGGCGACGACGGCTCCGTCGCGCAGGGCCACCCTCTTCCACTCGGCACGGAACACCGTCTCCCGATGCCCCTCTGCGGCGGAGAGCGGGTCGGGGTGGGCGTCGAAGAGCGCGGTGTCGTCGGCGGTGAGCGTGCGGATGACCGGATCGGTCATGAAGTCCTCCGGGTTGCGGACGGTGAAAGCCCCCGGACGGTACGTGGCGGCCGTCCACGCCGTCCATGTCTTTTCGCGGATCACCCTGTCCCCCGACCCCTCTTCCGGAAGCGCTCTCAAGCGGTCGGCACGCCTTAAGGCTGCCTTAGGCAAGGATTAAACGATCGTGCACGTTTC containing:
- a CDS encoding SDR family NAD(P)-dependent oxidoreductase, which produces MQVAIVTGASSGIGQSAAVEIARRGVGVVLTYGRNKEGGLETVAAIEKEGGTAVALPLDVGDSSTFPAFRDAVVAALRDTWQRDTFDHLVNNAGIAHTAMFEDTTEDDFDRLMRVLLKGPYFLTQALLPLLADGGSVVNTSSNVTSSGLQPGYSAYAAVKGGLDVLTRALAKEFSPRGIRVNGVAPGATRTRLGDDAFTKFPEIIPALAERTALGRVGEPDDIGAMIATLVSDESRWVTAQTIEVSGGYNL
- a CDS encoding AraC family transcriptional regulator, which codes for MDLLEELRTLLARHVRPDWTTAIEGVHIARVDRSEPPVPEMTGTVLAVIAQGAKRLALGDRLFEYGPGEYLVASVDLPVTGQFVRVDPDHPALGFGMVLEPSAVAELLLQAGPGTGARTGGGTPSGIAVSTASDALLDAVVRLLRLLDEPRDRPVLAPLIKREILWRVITGEQGATVRQLGLADSGLSHVSRAVRWIREHYAEPFQVEDVARMSGMSTSAFYRNFQAVTAMSPIQFQKRIRLQEARLLLATRPGDVTGVGRTVGYDNPSQFSREYRRQFGTPPSRDAARLRHAVNGGPGAPS
- a CDS encoding GNAT family N-acetyltransferase gives rise to the protein MTDPVIRTLTADDTALFDAHPDPLSAAEGHRETVFRAEWKRVALRDGAVVARGAWWGGPDDAQPVNINWFDVAEGEEEAGAALLRSAPWQVELEINLPGDWREDPDLKAAAEARFAAARAAGYTLLVERFQYRWTPDLGLPERPGRLRFAPEPDDAVFFDALRRIHSATYDAHALRAVEEGGLDKAAQEELDFFHWCPSPREWWQVAHTPDGELAGIHIPAHNPSGPTIGFIGVVPEQRGHGYAYDLLAECTHHLVEHGAARVTASTDRGNAPMAAHFAKAGFPVVKERINFEPPAAN